Proteins encoded within one genomic window of Bacteroidota bacterium:
- a CDS encoding D-glycero-beta-D-manno-heptose-7-phosphate kinase — protein sequence MRKIFESFSQLRVLIIGDVMIDNYVWGKVSRISPEAPVPVVSVIRKEQRLGGAANVALNVQALGALPILCSVIGVDREGTLFLDLMMKEKLAPKGILKSRERITTEKTRVIGNNHHLLRVDEEIDSDITPHETSLFLQRIAYLLDTQKIDVIIFEDYDKGLITEPLIRDVVNRARKKKVPVVVDPKKKHFMNYQGVTLFKPNLKELKEGLKIDFNQRSEKELTKAVDLLKTKLKIELALITLSDHGIYVHGRHVKKLLPAHLRNIADVSGAGDTVVSVAAMCLAAGLKPEMIAEISNIAGGLVCESVGVVPIDKEQLIEEVITLLAK from the coding sequence ATCCGCAAGATCTTCGAAAGTTTTTCTCAACTCCGCGTACTCATCATTGGCGATGTGATGATCGACAATTATGTGTGGGGAAAAGTTTCCCGCATTTCCCCGGAAGCCCCGGTACCGGTCGTGTCTGTGATCCGTAAAGAGCAGCGGCTTGGTGGCGCTGCGAATGTGGCGCTGAATGTTCAGGCATTGGGAGCCCTACCCATTCTTTGTTCGGTGATCGGTGTGGATCGTGAAGGAACTCTTTTTCTTGATCTGATGATGAAAGAAAAACTGGCGCCGAAAGGAATTCTGAAAAGCCGTGAACGGATCACCACGGAAAAAACCAGGGTCATCGGGAATAATCATCATTTACTCCGCGTGGATGAAGAGATCGATTCTGATATTACTCCGCATGAAACGAGTTTATTCCTGCAGCGCATTGCTTACCTGCTCGACACACAGAAGATAGACGTGATCATATTTGAAGATTATGACAAAGGATTGATCACTGAACCCCTCATCCGCGATGTGGTGAATCGTGCAAGAAAGAAAAAAGTTCCCGTGGTGGTCGATCCGAAGAAAAAACATTTCATGAATTATCAGGGTGTAACTTTATTCAAACCAAACCTGAAAGAACTTAAAGAAGGATTGAAGATCGATTTCAACCAGAGGAGCGAGAAAGAACTGACGAAGGCGGTGGATCTTCTGAAGACAAAATTGAAAATAGAACTTGCGCTGATCACGCTTTCGGATCACGGAATTTATGTTCATGGCCGCCATGTGAAAAAATTATTACCTGCACACCTGCGTAACATCGCAGACGTATCGGGCGCGGGCGACACGGTGGTGAGCGTGGCAGCGATGTGTCTTGCTGCAGGATTGAAACCGGAAATGATCGCAGAGATCTCCAACATTGCAGGCGGGCTCGTGTGCGAGAGCGTGGGTGTGGTTCCTATAGACAAGGAGCAGTTGATCGAAGAGGTGATCACTTTACTCGCAAAATAA
- the hpt gene encoding hypoxanthine phosphoribosyltransferase, with product MSSIQLGDKEFVPYLSEEKILSAVRDVAAKVERSYSGKKPLFIVVLNGSFLFAADLLRNFSFDCEVSFVKMASYSGTSSGNVTELIGLNENISGRDVVIVEDIIDTGNTITKIFEKIIAQQPSSVKVATLLFKPGVYKKNIPVEYIGLEIPNDFIVGYGLDYNGLGRNLRDIYVIKKQHNPL from the coding sequence ATGTCTTCCATTCAGCTCGGTGATAAAGAGTTCGTACCCTATCTTTCAGAAGAGAAAATTCTGTCGGCGGTGCGCGATGTTGCAGCAAAAGTGGAACGCAGTTATTCCGGAAAGAAACCGCTCTTCATTGTCGTTCTCAATGGCTCTTTCCTTTTTGCTGCCGATCTTCTTCGTAATTTTTCTTTCGACTGTGAAGTTTCATTCGTGAAAATGGCTTCTTATTCCGGAACCAGTAGCGGGAACGTTACGGAACTGATCGGGTTGAATGAGAATATTTCCGGCAGGGATGTGGTTATTGTGGAAGACATCATTGATACGGGAAATACGATCACGAAAATTTTCGAAAAAATAATTGCACAACAACCTTCGTCAGTGAAAGTGGCCACACTTCTTTTCAAACCCGGCGTGTACAAAAAAAATATTCCCGTCGAATACATCGGTCTGGAAATCCCGAACGATTTCATTGTGGGATATGGGCTCGACTATAACGGGCTCGGAAGAAATCTCCGCGATATTTACGTAATAAAAAAACAGCATAACCCGCTTTGA
- the dnaB gene encoding replicative DNA helicase: MSTEQKKNSPSTRPAHLSQVTQQLYELGKLPPQAVDLEEAVLGALMLEKDALTAVVDILQPKSFYKEANGRIFAAIQNLFQRSEPIDILTVTQELKRTGELEIVGGAYYISQLTSRVASSSNVEFHARIVSQKFIQRELINISSDTIKAAYEDTTDVFDLLDKAEANLFSVVEGNIRKNYDPMSTLINQAMKQIETAREQKSGVNGVPSGFTELDRLTSGWQNSDLVIIAARPAMGKTAFVLSLSRNAAVDFNRPVAVFSLEMASVQLVQRLISSESELPAEKLRKGNLEEHEFQQMHTKIGKLSAAPLFIDDTPALSIFELRAKCRRLKQKHDIQMVVVDYLQLMTAGSDNSRNGNREQEISMISRSLKSIAKELNIPIIALSQLSRAVETRGGDKKPQLSDLRESGAIEQDADMVLFIHRPEYYGLDVTAEGNSTAGMAEIIIAKHRNGAVGSVTLRFVDRLAKFMDVANDFGGQNSAEGNATYNPAAGINPSEDFGNGNIIRGSKLNDIEEDPF; this comes from the coding sequence ATGAGTACCGAACAGAAAAAAAATTCCCCCAGCACACGTCCTGCGCACCTCTCACAGGTAACCCAGCAATTGTACGAGCTCGGAAAACTTCCCCCACAGGCAGTTGATCTCGAAGAAGCCGTGCTCGGCGCGCTCATGCTCGAAAAAGATGCGCTCACTGCAGTGGTCGATATCCTGCAGCCGAAAAGTTTTTACAAAGAAGCCAACGGAAGAATTTTCGCTGCCATTCAAAATCTTTTTCAGCGGTCGGAACCTATCGATATTCTTACGGTAACGCAGGAACTGAAACGTACCGGCGAACTCGAGATCGTGGGCGGCGCTTATTACATTTCTCAACTCACGAGCCGCGTTGCTTCTTCCTCCAATGTAGAATTCCATGCGCGGATAGTTTCCCAGAAGTTTATTCAGCGCGAACTCATCAATATTTCCAGCGACACGATCAAAGCCGCTTACGAAGACACCACCGATGTATTCGATCTTCTCGATAAAGCAGAAGCGAATTTATTTTCTGTCGTGGAAGGAAACATCCGCAAGAATTATGACCCGATGAGTACGCTCATCAACCAGGCGATGAAACAGATCGAGACCGCGCGCGAGCAGAAGAGCGGTGTGAATGGTGTGCCGAGCGGATTCACTGAACTCGACCGGTTGACTTCCGGCTGGCAGAATTCGGATCTCGTGATCATCGCAGCTCGTCCTGCAATGGGAAAAACTGCATTTGTACTTTCACTTTCGCGAAATGCAGCCGTTGATTTTAATCGCCCTGTCGCTGTGTTCTCTCTTGAAATGGCTTCGGTGCAATTGGTTCAGCGTTTGATCTCCAGCGAATCGGAATTGCCTGCAGAAAAATTGCGGAAAGGAAATCTTGAAGAACACGAGTTTCAGCAAATGCATACGAAGATCGGAAAGCTCTCGGCCGCGCCGTTGTTCATTGACGATACTCCTGCACTTTCTATTTTCGAATTGCGTGCAAAATGCCGGCGACTGAAACAGAAACATGATATTCAAATGGTGGTGGTGGATTATCTCCAGCTCATGACCGCAGGTTCTGATAATTCGCGCAATGGAAACCGCGAGCAGGAGATCAGTATGATCTCACGTTCATTGAAAAGTATTGCGAAAGAACTGAACATTCCCATCATCGCGCTTTCTCAATTGAGCCGTGCAGTAGAAACACGTGGTGGCGATAAAAAACCGCAGCTCTCCGATCTTCGTGAATCCGGTGCGATCGAGCAGGATGCCGACATGGTACTTTTCATTCACCGCCCGGAATATTACGGACTTGATGTTACTGCAGAAGGAAACAGCACGGCTGGAATGGCGGAAATTATTATTGCAAAACACCGTAACGGTGCAGTGGGAAGTGTGACGCTGCGTTTCGTGGATCGCCTTGCAAAATTCATGGACGTTGCCAATGATTTCGGCGGACAGAACAGCGCGGAAGGAAATGCAACTTATAATCCTGCAGCGGGAATAAATCCATCGGAAGATTTCGGTAATGGAAATATTATCCGCGGATCGAAGCTGAATGACATTGAAGAAGATCCTTTCTGA
- a CDS encoding GIY-YIG nuclease family protein, with protein MFAIVDIETTGGRHDRDRITEIAILVHDGLTVTEKYSTLINPECRIPEFITRMTRITNKMVEGAPKFYEVAKKIVEMTEGKIFIAHNVNFDYNFIQREFSSLGYKWKREKLCTVKLSRKLLPKRISYSLGKLCESLGIEIATGDRHRAMGDAEATAKLFDILLQKKSEHPTYRRQDIHEINTSKVDKIRLYVLKKLPEECGVYYFLNKEKEIIYIGKSTNMRTRAIGHFNNKQTKSDQLKNELMDVDFVKTGSELIALLLESEEIKKHKPKHNRARRRDVFTHSIDHFIDKKNVINFKIVPCDEANDPLLSYTTYTSAREKLNEWIDEHSLCLNHCGLNETGGECFQRHVKKCYGICTNDEVVQEYNLRAQRILDEYRKEKTDYVLIDKGRTEEENSIILFEKGRYAGYGYFDKSDTISSSEELRSRIKRANYFPDVDELARGWLSQNQKLKKIIL; from the coding sequence ATGTTCGCAATCGTAGATATAGAAACTACAGGAGGCCGTCACGACCGGGATCGCATCACCGAGATCGCTATTCTTGTTCACGATGGATTAACGGTGACTGAAAAATATTCCACACTCATCAATCCCGAATGCAGGATCCCCGAATTTATAACGCGCATGACACGCATCACGAATAAAATGGTAGAGGGTGCGCCGAAGTTTTACGAAGTAGCGAAGAAGATCGTGGAGATGACGGAAGGAAAAATATTCATAGCGCACAATGTGAATTTCGATTATAATTTCATTCAGCGGGAATTCAGTTCGCTCGGTTACAAATGGAAACGAGAAAAACTGTGCACGGTAAAACTCAGCCGGAAACTTTTGCCGAAAAGAATTTCTTATTCGCTCGGAAAATTATGTGAATCACTTGGAATTGAAATTGCCACCGGTGACCGCCATCGTGCAATGGGAGATGCCGAAGCCACTGCAAAACTTTTTGATATTCTCCTGCAGAAAAAATCGGAACACCCCACCTACAGGAGGCAGGATATTCACGAGATCAATACGTCGAAGGTCGATAAGATCAGGTTGTACGTGCTGAAAAAACTTCCTGAAGAATGCGGCGTGTATTATTTTCTCAATAAAGAAAAAGAAATCATTTACATTGGCAAAAGCACAAACATGCGCACGCGCGCCATCGGCCATTTCAATAACAAACAAACAAAATCGGACCAATTGAAAAACGAATTGATGGATGTGGATTTTGTGAAAACAGGAAGCGAGTTGATCGCCCTTTTGCTTGAATCGGAAGAAATAAAAAAACACAAGCCGAAACATAACCGGGCGCGCCGGAGAGATGTATTCACACATTCCATCGATCATTTCATTGATAAAAAAAACGTGATCAATTTTAAAATTGTCCCCTGCGATGAAGCGAATGATCCGCTGCTGAGTTACACCACCTATACTTCCGCACGGGAAAAACTGAATGAGTGGATCGATGAACATTCGCTCTGTCTCAACCATTGCGGGCTCAACGAAACCGGCGGCGAATGTTTTCAGCGGCACGTTAAGAAATGTTACGGAATCTGTACCAATGATGAAGTTGTGCAGGAATACAACCTTCGTGCGCAGAGGATACTTGATGAGTACCGGAAAGAAAAAACAGACTACGTTCTCATTGACAAAGGCCGCACCGAAGAGGAAAATTCCATTATTCTTTTCGAGAAAGGGCGTTATGCCGGTTATGGATATTTTGACAAGAGTGATACAATCTCTTCTTCCGAAGAATTGCGTTCACGGATCAAACGCGCAAATTATTTTCCGGATGTGGATGAATTAGCGAGAGGATGGTTGTCGCAGAATCAGAAACTGAAAAAAATAATTCTGTAA
- a CDS encoding methylated-DNA--[protein]-cysteine S-methyltransferase, translated as MPGLIFDSPVGTIEIVGDEQFIHEVEFRDEAKNPESEIPPLLLKAKKQLEEYFSGERKIFDLPLKQEGTEFQQKVWNELCRIPFGKTISYLDLAKNLGDEKVIRAAGTANGKNKIAIIVPCHRVIGSDASLTGYAGGLHRKEWLLRHEKSLPGMEQLELFR; from the coding sequence ATGCCCGGACTAATATTTGATTCGCCGGTAGGAACAATAGAAATTGTGGGTGATGAACAATTCATTCACGAAGTAGAATTCCGCGATGAAGCAAAAAATCCGGAAAGTGAAATTCCCCCTTTACTTTTAAAAGCGAAGAAGCAACTGGAAGAATATTTCTCGGGAGAAAGAAAGATTTTTGATCTGCCGCTGAAGCAGGAAGGAACAGAATTTCAGCAGAAAGTATGGAATGAATTGTGCAGAATTCCATTCGGAAAAACAATTTCCTATCTCGATCTCGCTAAAAATCTCGGCGATGAAAAAGTAATTCGTGCGGCCGGAACTGCCAATGGAAAAAATAAAATTGCGATCATCGTTCCCTGTCATCGCGTGATAGGCAGCGACGCAAGTCTAACGGGTTATGCCGGGGGGCTGCATCGGAAAGAATGGCTGCTTCGTCATGAAAAAAGTTTGCCTGGAATGGAACAACTGGAACTTTTCCGTTAA
- a CDS encoding TonB family protein, with product MRITRALKFFGVVMLCFFICANCFSQEIKKKRGKVTLYYDNNKTVKAKGKVKNHKKEGEWNFYDKDGKLESTKTFRSGVENGMCTEYYQDQNIFSAGRYVDGKLEGLWTTYYESGKIKANNIYQDNQLDGAQIYYYENGKIFMRSFYFSGKPSYVWTWNNDGRPNHFEYYANGQRDGTWRIYPQQPAAGDTCASEIDEYANGMLSELTKYSNCVKREQAHYHNGNPEGEAISWNSEGQLISVEEYSNGLLNGKCVYYDDGKILREMHWKNGKRFGADDQFDIYGTLLTHEYFGAYGPDTIIYYQKNGKISNERVYRYYPGFVREEQFSQYSEYDENGILMLTGEYHFEAKNSKWQTFYPNGKVKSETTYNGGKMDGIYTKWYMNGKVMLVLELDGGSVVAQPKAFDYKGRPLKEGSKAYNEIVDGNKPGEVYDNPAYYHPDRTKVSGNIVFITPEITNQDEPPPPIEVDSVNTDLMNRDGENNNVIVEQRNDTEEAFTFAEQMPEFAGGTGEFYKFMNNNLKYPKGYEEKQGTVWVQFIVEKDGTVSNIKIAKPIPNAPDFDKEAMRLIALTSGKWSPAKMNGRAVRLQMTMPVKFRNESAGN from the coding sequence ATGAGAATAACCAGGGCATTGAAATTTTTTGGTGTGGTGATGTTGTGCTTTTTTATTTGTGCGAATTGTTTTTCGCAGGAAATAAAAAAGAAAAGAGGAAAGGTCACATTGTATTACGACAACAATAAAACGGTGAAGGCAAAAGGGAAAGTGAAGAATCATAAAAAAGAAGGCGAATGGAATTTTTATGATAAAGACGGGAAACTCGAATCAACAAAAACTTTCAGAAGCGGAGTGGAAAATGGAATGTGCACCGAATATTACCAGGACCAAAATATTTTTTCTGCCGGAAGATACGTTGATGGAAAATTAGAAGGACTCTGGACCACTTATTACGAGAGTGGAAAGATCAAGGCCAATAATATTTACCAGGATAACCAACTCGATGGCGCGCAGATCTATTATTATGAGAATGGAAAAATTTTCATGAGATCTTTTTATTTCAGCGGCAAACCTTCCTATGTCTGGACTTGGAATAATGATGGCCGCCCAAACCATTTTGAATATTATGCCAATGGACAACGCGATGGAACGTGGAGGATCTACCCGCAACAGCCGGCAGCCGGCGATACCTGTGCATCGGAAATTGATGAATATGCAAATGGAATGCTCAGTGAATTGACAAAATATTCAAACTGTGTGAAGCGTGAACAGGCGCATTATCACAATGGAAACCCGGAAGGAGAAGCTATTTCCTGGAATAGTGAAGGGCAGCTTATTTCTGTGGAAGAATATTCCAACGGGCTCCTGAATGGAAAATGTGTTTATTATGACGATGGAAAAATTCTGCGCGAGATGCACTGGAAGAACGGAAAACGTTTCGGCGCCGATGATCAGTTTGATATTTATGGAACTCTTCTCACGCACGAATATTTCGGCGCATACGGACCCGACACAATAATCTATTATCAAAAGAACGGGAAGATCTCGAATGAACGTGTATACCGGTACTATCCCGGCTTCGTGCGCGAAGAACAATTTTCTCAGTACTCGGAATACGATGAGAATGGGATTTTAATGCTCACCGGTGAATATCATTTTGAAGCGAAGAATTCCAAATGGCAGACCTTTTATCCGAATGGGAAAGTGAAATCAGAGACCACCTATAACGGCGGAAAAATGGACGGCATTTATACGAAATGGTACATGAATGGGAAAGTGATGCTCGTGCTCGAACTGGATGGTGGTAGTGTTGTAGCACAACCCAAAGCATTCGACTACAAAGGAAGGCCATTGAAAGAAGGAAGCAAAGCTTACAACGAGATCGTGGACGGAAACAAACCGGGCGAAGTTTATGACAACCCTGCCTATTATCACCCCGATCGCACGAAAGTCTCCGGCAATATTGTTTTTATTACTCCTGAAATTACGAATCAGGATGAACCGCCTCCGCCAATAGAAGTGGATTCCGTAAATACAGATTTAATGAACCGGGATGGGGAAAATAATAATGTTATTGTTGAACAAAGAAACGATACGGAGGAAGCTTTTACTTTCGCTGAACAGATGCCGGAGTTTGCAGGAGGAACAGGCGAATTTTACAAATTCATGAATAACAATCTTAAATATCCGAAAGGTTATGAAGAAAAGCAGGGAACAGTGTGGGTTCAGTTCATAGTCGAAAAAGACGGAACGGTTTCCAATATTAAAATTGCAAAACCCATTCCGAATGCACCCGATTTTGATAAGGAAGCCATGCGTCTCATTGCATTGACGAGCGGAAAATGGAGTCCGGCAAAAATGAATGGAAGAGCAGTAAGACTGCAAATGACGATGCCGGTAAAATTCAGGAATGAATCGGCGGGAAATTAA
- a CDS encoding prealbumin-like fold domain-containing protein, which translates to MKFPAAIFILTITLCISSWTCRHTEKFPPPNKGTGSISVSGILLVKSDYCGGARPSDDLLNAPAQPTAGIKLYVKTGSSNSDKCSIVDSVISDTAGKFQIDLAPGNYCFVEAWKKEKYSTPKNDQNSTYDTACYRKRYEECDYSIELNKPVGDAQIILQHHCPWTTPCVSYFGPLPPAANPRGRRAPHNE; encoded by the coding sequence ATGAAATTTCCTGCCGCAATTTTTATTCTTACTATCACACTTTGTATTTCATCGTGGACGTGCAGGCATACTGAAAAATTTCCACCGCCAAATAAAGGAACAGGTTCTATTTCAGTTTCAGGAATCCTTCTTGTAAAAAGCGATTATTGCGGGGGAGCAAGGCCATCGGACGACCTGCTGAATGCGCCGGCGCAACCAACTGCGGGAATAAAATTGTATGTGAAAACAGGAAGTTCTAATTCTGATAAATGTTCTATTGTTGATTCTGTAATTTCTGATACCGCCGGAAAATTCCAGATTGATCTTGCTCCTGGAAATTATTGTTTTGTTGAAGCGTGGAAAAAAGAAAAGTACTCGACGCCGAAGAATGATCAGAATTCAACTTACGATACGGCCTGCTACCGGAAGCGATATGAAGAGTGCGATTATTCCATTGAACTGAATAAACCGGTAGGCGACGCACAAATTATTTTGCAGCATCATTGTCCGTGGACTACACCGTGTGTGAGTTATTTTGGGCCGCTTCCGCCGGCCGCAAATCCACGTGGAAGAAGAGCGCCGCATAATGAATAG
- the obgE gene encoding GTPase ObgE, whose translation MADSNFVDYVKICCRSGKGGGGSVHLLRTAQTAKGGPDGGDGGRGGHVIIRGNKQLWTLLHLKYRKHVIAEDGEKGGRSNMTGAEGKDEVIEVPLGTVVRDGESGEMLREINEDGEEYISVAGGRGGKGNTFFATSTRQTPRFAQPGEAGREEWKVLELKLLADVGLVGFPNAGKSTLLSVVSAAKPEIADYPFTTLVPNLGIVKYREDRSFIMADIPGIIEGAHEGKGLGLRFLRHIERNSILLFMVPSDANDIVKEYNILMNELDEYNPELMHKKRILGISKADLLDEELFAAVKKEMDKKIKKLNIPYVIFSSATGKNIQQLKDELWKLMN comes from the coding sequence ATGGCTGATTCAAATTTTGTCGATTATGTAAAGATCTGTTGCCGTTCCGGAAAAGGCGGCGGTGGGTCGGTGCATTTATTGCGCACAGCCCAGACTGCGAAAGGAGGGCCCGATGGGGGAGACGGAGGCCGTGGCGGACATGTGATCATTCGCGGAAATAAACAATTGTGGACGTTGCTTCATTTGAAATATCGCAAGCATGTGATCGCCGAAGATGGTGAGAAAGGCGGGCGGTCGAATATGACTGGAGCGGAAGGAAAAGATGAAGTGATAGAAGTTCCGCTGGGAACAGTGGTGCGTGATGGGGAGAGCGGGGAAATGCTGCGCGAGATAAATGAAGACGGAGAAGAATATATTTCTGTTGCAGGCGGAAGAGGAGGGAAGGGAAATACTTTTTTTGCAACATCCACGCGACAAACTCCGCGATTTGCGCAGCCGGGTGAAGCGGGAAGAGAAGAATGGAAAGTGCTCGAATTGAAATTGCTTGCTGATGTGGGATTGGTTGGTTTTCCCAATGCAGGAAAATCCACTTTGCTTTCTGTTGTCTCTGCAGCAAAACCGGAGATCGCCGATTATCCATTCACAACACTCGTTCCGAATCTCGGAATTGTAAAATATCGTGAGGATCGTTCTTTCATCATGGCCGATATTCCCGGCATCATCGAAGGTGCGCACGAAGGAAAAGGATTGGGATTGCGTTTTCTCCGACACATCGAAAGGAATTCTATTTTGCTGTTTATGGTTCCATCTGATGCGAATGATATTGTGAAAGAGTACAACATTCTTATGAATGAACTGGATGAATACAACCCGGAGCTCATGCATAAAAAAAGAATTCTCGGAATTTCAAAAGCCGATCTGCTCGATGAAGAATTGTTTGCTGCGGTGAAAAAAGAAATGGACAAAAAAATAAAGAAATTAAATATCCCTTATGTTATTTTTTCTTCGGCGACCGGAAAAAATATTCAACAGTTGAAAGATGAATTGTGGAAGTTGATGAATTGA
- a CDS encoding M23 family metallopeptidase: MKKIFLLFLFPFPLTAQSDYPQNYFRNPLDIPIMLAGNFGELRENHFHTGIDITTHGVEGLPVHAAADGYVSRIKVGPFGYGKVIYITHPNGYVSVYGHLSEFNDAIGTYVGKEQYKDESFEVELQLQPDEIKVKKGDVIAYSGNTGNSGGPHLHFEIRDEKTEDALNPLLFGLPVKDDVAPVPVTLLVCPAEPGASVNGKNEAVKFALKISGGKYILANATDSIVVHGKIGFAIEGYDKETVSNGKNGVYSIELDEEKKMIYKHHLERLPFDDLRYINAFIDYDEYEEHSHFYQCSFVLPNNILPIYDSVVNNGYVNFNSDSKISFRYLLGDAFANKAIFDFKVKSLARSPVPARMGLTPYVHVLLWDTTNLIDESSFQLSTPSRAFYENEELIFNIALEKKGFASSVSFPENIPVQQSCSFTLYADIPENMRAKSFIVQKTKSGHYSYIGGSWSGNGITADIKSFGTFMIMSDTTAPSIHTSNFDMKTKQEDLSSLSSMKFTIGDNLSGIKSYRATIDGKWVLMQYEPKKKMIWYTFDEHCGKGEHDLVLVVTDKCGNSSTYTKHFTR; encoded by the coding sequence GTGAAAAAAATCTTTCTTCTTTTCTTATTTCCTTTCCCGCTTACGGCGCAAAGCGATTATCCGCAGAATTATTTCCGTAATCCGCTCGACATTCCCATTATGCTTGCCGGAAATTTCGGTGAGTTGCGCGAAAATCATTTTCATACAGGAATAGATATTACCACGCACGGTGTGGAAGGGCTTCCGGTACACGCTGCAGCCGACGGATATGTTTCAAGAATAAAAGTGGGTCCGTTCGGTTATGGAAAAGTAATTTACATCACGCACCCGAACGGCTACGTGAGCGTGTACGGGCACCTGAGCGAATTCAATGACGCCATAGGAACGTACGTTGGAAAAGAGCAATACAAAGACGAATCGTTTGAAGTGGAATTGCAATTGCAGCCGGATGAAATAAAAGTAAAAAAGGGAGATGTGATCGCGTACAGCGGCAATACAGGAAATTCCGGCGGGCCCCATCTGCACTTTGAGATCCGTGATGAAAAAACAGAAGATGCGCTGAATCCGTTGCTCTTCGGTTTGCCGGTGAAAGATGATGTGGCTCCTGTTCCTGTAACGTTATTGGTTTGTCCTGCTGAGCCGGGCGCGAGTGTGAATGGAAAAAATGAAGCTGTAAAATTTGCGTTGAAAATTTCAGGAGGAAAATATATTCTTGCAAATGCAACCGATAGTATAGTCGTTCACGGCAAAATTGGTTTTGCAATTGAGGGCTATGATAAAGAAACTGTTTCGAACGGAAAGAACGGCGTTTATTCGATAGAACTGGATGAAGAAAAAAAAATGATCTACAAGCATCATCTCGAGCGTTTGCCTTTCGATGATCTGCGTTACATCAATGCATTCATTGATTATGATGAATATGAAGAACACAGCCATTTTTACCAATGCAGTTTTGTTTTGCCGAATAATATTCTTCCGATCTACGACAGCGTGGTAAATAACGGTTATGTAAATTTCAATTCCGATTCGAAGATCAGTTTCCGTTATTTGCTCGGTGATGCTTTTGCCAATAAAGCAATTTTCGATTTCAAAGTGAAGTCGCTGGCGCGCTCTCCCGTTCCCGCGCGTATGGGCCTGACTCCGTACGTGCACGTGCTCCTGTGGGACACCACAAATCTCATTGACGAATCTTCATTTCAACTGAGTACTCCTTCGCGCGCATTTTATGAGAATGAAGAATTGATTTTCAATATTGCCCTGGAAAAAAAAGGATTTGCATCTTCTGTTTCATTCCCCGAAAATATTCCGGTACAGCAATCCTGTTCTTTCACGCTCTACGCCGATATACCGGAAAATATGCGTGCAAAATCTTTTATTGTTCAGAAAACAAAATCGGGGCATTACAGTTACATCGGCGGCAGTTGGAGCGGGAATGGAATAACAGCCGATATAAAATCGTTTGGCACTTTCATGATCATGAGTGATACAACGGCTCCTTCCATTCACACTTCGAACTTCGATATGAAAACAAAACAGGAAGATCTTTCATCATTGAGCTCAATGAAATTCACGATCGGCGATAATCTTTCGGGAATAAAAAGTTACCGCGCAACGATAGACGGTAAATGGGTACTGATGCAATATGAACCGAAGAAAAAAATGATCTGGTACACATTTGATGAACATTGTGGAAAAGGAGAACATGATCTTGTGCTGGTAGTAACGGATAAATGCGGGAACAGTTCTACTTACACAAAACATTTCACACGTTAG
- a CDS encoding adenylate kinase — MRNIVLFGPPGAGKGTQSEKLIARYGFAHISTGDIFRRHTANNTDLGKRVKEIMNNGELVPDSITIEMLKQEIDKNPQAKGFLFDGFPRTVAQAQALDDFMKESKTAIHAVISLEVSEKEIRDRIAKRKLISNRADDEDEKLNKRITEYFTKTIHVLPYYEKTGRLKKVVGAGNIEDIFNALCKEIDGLK, encoded by the coding sequence ATGCGCAACATTGTACTCTTCGGTCCGCCGGGTGCAGGCAAGGGCACTCAATCGGAAAAATTAATTGCACGTTACGGATTCGCACACATTTCCACCGGCGATATTTTCCGCCGGCACACTGCCAATAATACCGATCTCGGAAAACGCGTGAAAGAGATCATGAACAACGGAGAATTGGTTCCCGATTCCATTACCATTGAAATGCTCAAACAGGAAATTGATAAAAATCCCCAGGCAAAAGGGTTTCTCTTCGATGGTTTTCCGCGCACAGTAGCGCAGGCGCAGGCGCTCGACGATTTTATGAAAGAAAGTAAAACTGCAATTCACGCTGTTATTTCTCTCGAAGTTTCTGAAAAAGAGATCCGCGATCGCATTGCAAAAAGAAAATTAATTTCCAATCGCGCCGACGATGAAGATGAAAAACTGAACAAGAGGATCACGGAATATTTCACAAAGACCATTCACGTACTTCCGTATTATGAAAAAACGGGCCGGCTGAAAAAAGTGGTTGGTGCAGGAAATATTGAAGATATCTTCAACGCACTTTGTAAAGAGATCGATGGATTAAAATAA